One Frankia alni ACN14a DNA window includes the following coding sequences:
- a CDS encoding GNAT family N-acetyltransferase: MPSLEPAEITAGRLHLRPWRPYDIDAVYEACQDPEIGRWTRVPTPYGHQHAEDFVARQAPAAWANGTGASFAVVDATTEQLLASVALVDITEQGDAELGYWCAAPARGQGVTSQAVATVTRWGFGALGLDRIGWRALVGNTASLRVAEKCGFTLEGTLRHAVVSADGRRLDCWVGSRLADDPPPPDDPRR; encoded by the coding sequence ATGCCGTCTCTCGAACCAGCGGAGATCACCGCCGGCCGCCTGCATCTGCGCCCGTGGCGCCCGTATGACATCGACGCCGTGTACGAGGCCTGCCAGGATCCCGAGATCGGGCGATGGACGCGGGTGCCCACGCCCTACGGACACCAGCACGCAGAGGACTTCGTGGCCAGGCAGGCCCCCGCCGCCTGGGCGAACGGGACCGGCGCGTCGTTCGCAGTCGTCGACGCCACGACCGAGCAGCTGCTCGCCTCTGTCGCCCTGGTGGACATCACCGAGCAGGGCGACGCCGAACTCGGCTACTGGTGCGCGGCGCCGGCCCGCGGGCAGGGCGTGACCTCACAGGCGGTGGCGACCGTGACCCGCTGGGGCTTCGGGGCCCTGGGACTGGACCGGATCGGCTGGCGGGCCCTGGTCGGCAACACCGCGTCCCTCCGGGTGGCCGAGAAATGCGGATTCACGCTGGAAGGGACCCTGCGACACGCCGTGGTGTCAGCCGACGGTCGGCGACTCGACTGCTGGGTCGGCTCGCGACTTGCGGACGACCCGCCGCCGCCCGACGACCCGCGGCGATGA
- the hpf gene encoding ribosome hibernation-promoting factor, HPF/YfiA family, which produces MDIVVKGRHTAVPERFRNHVEAKLAKLERLDSNIISVDVELSKEHNPRLSDVCDRVELTVYSRGPVIRAEAAAADCYAALDLATGKLAERLRRAADRRVRHHANHAGAKQSGITSVPLESLMPLEGTRPADLRPVAEAAPSGGNAARPVVAAPADSLTAAHSPAGQGEGAEQEPLVVREKTHEAEPMTLEDALSNMELVGHDFYLFLDVDLGLPSVVYRRVGYDYGVIRLSGSAGAVAAASLDAHHDVDRSAQDRGAFASSAAL; this is translated from the coding sequence GTGGACATCGTGGTCAAGGGCAGGCACACCGCGGTTCCGGAACGGTTCCGCAATCATGTCGAGGCCAAGCTCGCCAAGTTGGAGCGGCTGGACTCCAACATCATCAGCGTCGACGTCGAGCTGTCGAAGGAGCACAACCCCCGGCTCTCCGACGTCTGTGACCGGGTTGAGCTCACCGTGTACTCGCGGGGCCCGGTGATCCGGGCCGAGGCCGCCGCCGCCGACTGCTATGCCGCCCTCGACCTGGCCACCGGCAAGCTCGCCGAGCGCCTGCGCCGGGCCGCCGACCGACGGGTCCGTCACCACGCCAACCACGCCGGTGCCAAGCAGTCCGGTATCACCTCCGTGCCACTGGAGAGCCTGATGCCACTGGAGGGCACGCGGCCGGCCGACCTGCGTCCCGTCGCCGAGGCGGCACCGTCCGGGGGAAACGCGGCGCGCCCGGTCGTCGCCGCCCCCGCGGACTCGCTCACCGCAGCCCACAGCCCTGCCGGCCAGGGCGAGGGGGCGGAGCAGGAGCCGCTGGTCGTGCGGGAGAAGACGCACGAGGCCGAACCGATGACGCTCGAGGACGCCCTGTCCAACATGGAGCTGGTCGGCCATGACTTCTACCTGTTCCTGGACGTCGACCTCGGCCTGCCCAGCGTCGTCTACCGCCGCGTCGGCTACGACTACGGCGTGATCAGGCTCTCGGGTTCGGCTGGTGCGGTAGCCGCCGCATCGCTGGACGCGCACCATGACGTGGACCGATCCGCGCAGGATCGCGGCGCGTTCGCGAGCTCGGCCGCTCTTTAG
- a CDS encoding helix-turn-helix domain-containing protein codes for MNDRFLQLSDVADILNISSSQTYALVRSGELPAIKIGGRGQWRVERAELEAYIQRAYEQTRAFVAANPMSRNEAVPED; via the coding sequence ATGAACGACCGCTTCCTTCAGCTGAGCGACGTGGCGGACATCCTCAACATCTCGTCCAGCCAGACCTACGCCCTCGTCCGCTCGGGCGAGCTTCCCGCCATCAAGATCGGTGGCCGGGGGCAGTGGCGGGTGGAGCGCGCGGAGCTGGAGGCGTACATCCAGCGTGCCTATGAGCAGACCCGGGCCTTCGTCGCGGCCAATCCCATGAGCCGCAACGAGGCCGTGCCGGAGGACTGA
- a CDS encoding response regulator codes for MTVEEQRSEEVLPTPSEANPIRVLIVDDHALFRRGLEMVLGQEVDIEVVGEAADGSEAVTMAKEMAPDIVLMDVRMPRRGGIDATSAIKEAVPSAKIVMLTISDEEADLYDAIKAGAMGYLLKEISIDEVAADIRAVYGGQSLISPSMASKLLSEFAAMIKNKDDRPQLPTPRLTDREMEVLRLVAKGMNNRDIAKQLYISENTVKNHIRNILEKLQLHSRMEAVVYAVREKLLEIT; via the coding sequence ATGACGGTGGAGGAGCAGCGCTCTGAGGAGGTGCTGCCGACGCCATCGGAGGCGAACCCCATCCGGGTGCTCATCGTCGACGACCATGCACTGTTCCGGCGCGGGTTGGAGATGGTGCTGGGCCAGGAGGTCGACATCGAGGTCGTCGGGGAGGCCGCGGACGGGTCCGAGGCCGTGACGATGGCGAAGGAGATGGCTCCCGACATCGTGCTCATGGACGTGCGGATGCCGCGCCGCGGCGGCATCGACGCCACGAGCGCCATCAAGGAGGCGGTACCAAGCGCGAAGATCGTCATGTTGACGATCAGTGACGAGGAGGCCGACCTCTACGACGCGATCAAGGCGGGCGCCATGGGCTACCTGCTCAAGGAGATCTCCATCGACGAGGTCGCGGCCGACATTCGTGCCGTCTACGGCGGCCAGAGTCTGATCAGCCCGTCGATGGCGTCGAAGCTGCTCAGCGAGTTCGCGGCGATGATCAAGAACAAGGACGACCGGCCGCAGCTCCCCACCCCCCGGCTCACCGACCGGGAGATGGAGGTGCTTCGCCTCGTCGCCAAGGGCATGAACAACCGCGACATCGCCAAGCAGCTCTACATCAGCGAAAATACCGTGAAGAACCATATCCGCAACATTCTGGAGAAGCTGCAGTTGCATTCCAGGATGGAAGCGGTGGTCTACGCGGTTCGGGAGAAACTACTCGAGATTACCTGA
- a CDS encoding LysM peptidoglycan-binding domain-containing protein — protein MIAGAARRTLALFAGAAGAAGTAIILIVFGPRLADLPAGVGDVPDWFTAAPEQALVTVVGAVAWLCLLWLCLGVLLGVAAAIPGGVGRLSAALARLVLPRAMRRMIELGLGVTLVAGVAPVMAAMPAAAAGGHPAIGVGVTAPATFPDLGRPAAIGLASAAAPASGHATGLPALDRPAATAPVAAPPGAAPPGVVGARSAGSGPQVQGVAYHGEAARPASASPGAAGLPDLDRPAPDPAPAPATSELPDLERPALDRPSPATPELPDLGRPTAAAPDPTRGTDVSPTISVPGLGEAIPVVDLHATTPASTSSTPPPSPDAAHSGAPAAPDPGPPVRLTAARTSVSWPDLERPATDPPLTAAPSTAPTGPAPAGGASTAPEPRPASSAPARDPLVPSSHRGTGVPASPSGTGQSARAGEAEEVVVLRGDNLWTIAARHLGPTATHEQIAAEWPRWWAANSDVIGHDPNVILPGQRLRPPSGP, from the coding sequence ATGATCGCGGGAGCGGCTCGGCGGACGCTGGCGCTGTTCGCCGGCGCGGCCGGAGCCGCGGGCACGGCGATCATATTGATCGTCTTCGGCCCCCGGCTCGCGGACCTGCCGGCCGGCGTCGGCGACGTGCCGGACTGGTTCACCGCGGCGCCCGAGCAGGCCCTCGTCACGGTCGTCGGCGCGGTGGCGTGGCTGTGCCTGCTCTGGCTGTGCCTGGGCGTCCTGCTCGGCGTGGCCGCCGCGATCCCGGGCGGCGTCGGCCGGCTCAGCGCGGCGCTGGCCCGCCTGGTCCTGCCCCGCGCAATGCGCCGGATGATCGAACTTGGTCTCGGCGTCACCCTGGTCGCCGGCGTCGCGCCGGTGATGGCGGCGATGCCCGCCGCGGCCGCCGGCGGCCACCCGGCGATCGGGGTCGGCGTCACGGCACCGGCGACCTTCCCCGATCTCGGCCGCCCGGCGGCGATCGGTCTCGCCAGTGCGGCGGCGCCGGCCTCGGGTCACGCGACCGGCCTGCCGGCCCTGGACCGCCCGGCCGCGACGGCGCCCGTCGCGGCCCCGCCCGGCGCCGCCCCGCCCGGCGTGGTCGGCGCCCGATCCGCCGGCTCCGGGCCTCAGGTGCAGGGCGTGGCCTACCACGGCGAGGCGGCCCGTCCGGCGTCGGCCTCGCCCGGCGCGGCCGGGCTGCCCGACCTCGACCGTCCGGCCCCGGACCCGGCCCCGGCCCCGGCCACATCCGAGCTGCCCGATCTCGAGCGCCCCGCCCTCGATCGCCCGTCCCCGGCCACACCCGAGCTGCCCGATCTCGGCCGCCCGACCGCCGCCGCCCCGGACCCCACCCGGGGCACGGACGTCAGCCCGACGATCTCCGTGCCGGGCCTGGGTGAGGCCATCCCCGTCGTCGACCTGCACGCAACCACACCGGCGTCGACCTCCTCGACGCCGCCTCCCTCTCCGGACGCCGCCCACAGCGGCGCTCCGGCGGCCCCTGACCCCGGCCCCCCCGTCCGGCTCACCGCGGCACGCACGTCGGTGAGCTGGCCGGATCTCGAGCGCCCGGCCACCGATCCGCCGCTCACCGCGGCGCCGTCGACGGCACCGACCGGCCCGGCCCCCGCCGGCGGTGCCTCGACGGCGCCCGAGCCACGACCCGCCTCCTCAGCACCGGCACGCGACCCGCTCGTCCCGTCCTCCCATCGCGGAACCGGCGTTCCGGCCAGCCCGTCGGGCACCGGCCAGTCGGCCCGCGCCGGTGAGGCCGAGGAGGTCGTCGTCCTGCGCGGGGACAACCTGTGGACGATCGCCGCCCGTCATCTCGGCCCCACCGCCACGCACGAGCAGATCGCGGCCGAATGGCCCCGCTGGTGGGCCGCGAACTCCGACGTGATCGGCCACGACCCGAACGTGATACTTCCCGGCCAACGACTCAGACCGCCATCCGGGCCCTGA
- a CDS encoding AAA family ATPase: MSLPILTAVTDSEVEAGLVSAFDRRDLGVTVVRRCVDLPDLLAAATTGAARAALLSADLRRLDRDALTRLAMAGIAVVGLIAPGDEDADRRLRQLGVAAVIPADATAEVVAGAVVEASRALASHAAAPAAWPAASSYSEPMLGFGQLAPAGTGTDGLGLAEAGDGRVIAVWGPAGAPGRTTIALCLAAEIAALGASTLLVDADSYGGAIGQLVGLLEEAPGLAAAARSANQGLLDVPRLAVLCRDLGEGLRVLPGISRPSRWPELRPASIETVLSMSRRLASYVVVDCGFCLETDEELSFDTAAPRRNGATLAVLEAADIVLAVASAEPVGLVRFVRGLADLRETVPAADPLVVVNRLRASVVGGDPSREVGRAILRHTGTEPVALVPYDLAGLDAAQVAGQLLRDIAPTSPARLAIRDLAARLAGRPAVGRRRRSGFRRQPR; this comes from the coding sequence GTGAGTCTGCCGATCCTGACCGCGGTGACCGACTCCGAGGTCGAGGCCGGCCTGGTCTCGGCCTTCGATCGCCGCGATCTCGGCGTCACCGTCGTCCGCCGCTGCGTCGACCTGCCGGACCTGCTCGCCGCGGCGACGACCGGAGCGGCGCGTGCGGCGCTGCTGTCGGCCGATCTGCGCCGGCTGGACCGCGATGCGCTGACCCGGCTGGCCATGGCGGGCATCGCGGTGGTCGGCCTGATCGCGCCGGGGGACGAGGATGCGGACCGCCGTCTGCGCCAGCTCGGCGTCGCCGCGGTCATCCCCGCCGACGCCACCGCCGAGGTGGTCGCCGGCGCCGTCGTCGAGGCCTCCCGAGCCCTGGCGTCCCACGCCGCCGCCCCGGCGGCCTGGCCCGCAGCCTCCTCCTACAGCGAGCCGATGCTGGGCTTCGGGCAGCTCGCCCCGGCCGGCACCGGCACCGACGGCCTCGGCCTCGCCGAGGCCGGTGACGGCCGGGTGATCGCGGTCTGGGGGCCGGCCGGAGCGCCGGGGCGCACGACGATCGCGCTGTGCCTCGCCGCCGAGATCGCGGCACTGGGAGCCTCGACGCTGCTGGTGGACGCCGACTCCTATGGCGGGGCGATCGGCCAGCTCGTCGGCCTGCTGGAGGAGGCGCCGGGCCTGGCCGCCGCGGCTCGGTCCGCCAACCAGGGCCTGCTCGACGTGCCGCGACTGGCGGTGCTGTGCCGGGATCTGGGCGAGGGCCTGCGGGTGCTGCCCGGCATCTCCCGGCCGTCGCGGTGGCCCGAGCTGCGTCCGGCGTCCATCGAGACGGTGCTGTCGATGTCCCGGCGGCTGGCGTCCTACGTGGTGGTGGACTGCGGCTTCTGCCTGGAGACGGACGAGGAGTTGTCGTTCGACACCGCGGCGCCGCGGCGCAACGGCGCGACGCTCGCTGTGCTCGAGGCGGCCGACATCGTCCTCGCGGTCGCTTCGGCGGAGCCGGTCGGTCTGGTCCGGTTCGTCCGCGGACTGGCCGATCTGCGGGAGACGGTCCCGGCGGCCGATCCGCTCGTGGTGGTCAACCGGCTGCGGGCCTCGGTCGTCGGCGGCGACCCCTCCCGGGAGGTCGGCCGGGCGATCCTGCGCCACACCGGAACCGAGCCGGTCGCGCTCGTGCCCTATGACCTCGCCGGGCTGGACGCGGCACAGGTCGCCGGTCAGCTCCTGCGGGACATCGCCCCCACCTCCCCGGCCCGGCTGGCGATCCGGGATCTGGCCGCCCGGCTGGCCGGGCGGCCCGCGGTCGGCCGTCGGCGCCGCAGCGGGTTCCGGCGCCAGCCGCGCTAG
- the secA gene encoding preprotein translocase subunit SecA codes for MVLDKILRAGEGRILRKLKAIAEQVNLIEDDFTGLSDGELRGMTDEFRQRVAEGKESLDDLLPEAFAAVREAARRTLGQRHFDVQIMGGAALHLGNIAEMKTGEGKTLVSTLPAYLNALAGKGVHIVTVNDYLAQRDAENMGRVHRFLGLTVGVIHPQMPPPVRRAQYACDITYGTNNEFGFDYLRDNMAWSADELVQRGHNFAVVDEVDSILIDEARTPLIISGPADNPTRWYTEFARIAPLLERDVDYEVEEGKRTVAITESGVEKVEDQLGIENLYESVNTPLVGYLNNSLKAKELYKRDKDYIVTDGEVLIVDEFTGRVLHGRRYSEGMHQAIEAKEKVEIKQENQTLATITLQNYFRLYDKLSGMTGTAMTEAAEFHQIYALGVVPIPTNKPMIRNDQPDVVYKTEIAKFDAVVEDIAERHEKGQPVLVGTTSVEKSEYLSKQLTKRGVPHEVLNAKHHEREATIIAEAGRKGAVTVATNMAGRGTDIMLGGNPEFIAQAELRQRGLSPIETPEDYEAAWQEALEKARQSVKTEHEDVVEAGGLYVLGTERHESRRIDNQLRGRAGRQGDHGESRFYLSLGDDLMRLFNAAAVEGIMDRLNIPEDVPIESKIVTRAIRSAQTQVEGQNFEIRKNVLKYDEVMNKQRTVIYEERRKVLDGADLHEQVRHFVDDTVEGYVRGATADGYPEEWDLDTLWTALGQLYPVGVEAPDTDDRDGLTTDHLLEDVQADAQEAYDRRELDLGEGADGEPIMRELERRVVLAVLDRKWREHLYEMDYLQEGIGLRAMGQRDPLVEYQREGFDMFQTMMEGIKEESVRLLFNVEVQIAGQETEAAPAENVAVAPAPPAGAAALPAAVAPLALPDAAEDDRAAARRTPPEVPAAPAPPAAPPVFVKGLEPRRPTGGLRYTAPSVDGGAGPVTILDSGAESPVAGGAARAARGPAGGSAAGASARPARNAPCPCGSGRKYKRCHGDPARRNAEAE; via the coding sequence GTGGTTCTAGACAAGATCTTGCGTGCCGGCGAGGGCCGGATTCTGCGCAAGCTCAAGGCGATCGCCGAGCAGGTGAACCTGATCGAGGACGACTTCACCGGGCTGTCCGACGGTGAGCTGCGCGGCATGACCGACGAGTTCCGCCAGCGCGTCGCGGAGGGCAAGGAGTCCCTCGACGACCTGCTGCCCGAGGCATTCGCCGCCGTCCGCGAGGCGGCCCGGCGCACGCTCGGCCAGCGGCACTTCGACGTGCAGATCATGGGCGGCGCGGCGCTTCATCTCGGCAACATCGCCGAGATGAAGACCGGTGAGGGCAAGACGCTGGTCTCCACCCTGCCCGCCTACCTGAACGCCCTGGCGGGCAAGGGCGTGCACATCGTCACGGTCAACGACTACCTCGCCCAGCGTGACGCCGAGAACATGGGTCGCGTCCACCGTTTCCTCGGCCTCACCGTCGGGGTGATCCACCCGCAGATGCCGCCCCCGGTCCGTCGCGCCCAGTACGCCTGCGACATCACCTACGGCACGAACAACGAGTTCGGGTTCGACTATCTGCGCGACAACATGGCCTGGAGCGCCGACGAGCTGGTCCAGCGCGGCCACAACTTCGCGGTGGTCGACGAGGTCGACTCGATCCTCATCGACGAGGCCCGCACGCCGTTGATCATCAGTGGCCCGGCGGACAACCCGACCCGCTGGTACACGGAGTTTGCCCGGATCGCCCCCCTGCTGGAGCGCGACGTCGACTACGAGGTCGAAGAGGGCAAGCGGACGGTGGCCATCACCGAGTCCGGCGTGGAGAAGGTCGAGGACCAGCTCGGCATCGAGAATCTGTACGAGTCGGTGAACACGCCGCTCGTGGGCTACCTGAACAACTCGCTGAAGGCCAAGGAGCTCTACAAGCGGGACAAGGACTACATCGTCACCGACGGCGAGGTCCTCATCGTCGACGAGTTCACCGGTCGGGTGCTGCACGGGCGGCGCTACAGCGAGGGAATGCACCAGGCGATCGAGGCCAAGGAAAAGGTCGAGATCAAGCAGGAGAACCAGACCCTCGCGACGATCACCCTGCAGAACTACTTCCGGCTCTACGACAAGCTTTCCGGAATGACCGGTACCGCCATGACCGAGGCGGCCGAGTTCCACCAGATCTACGCCCTCGGCGTGGTGCCGATCCCGACGAACAAGCCGATGATCCGTAACGACCAGCCGGACGTCGTCTACAAGACCGAGATCGCGAAGTTCGACGCCGTGGTCGAGGACATCGCCGAGCGGCACGAGAAGGGCCAGCCGGTCCTGGTCGGCACCACGAGCGTGGAGAAGTCCGAGTACCTGTCCAAGCAGCTCACCAAGCGGGGCGTGCCGCACGAGGTCCTCAACGCCAAGCACCACGAGCGGGAGGCGACCATCATCGCCGAGGCGGGCCGCAAGGGCGCCGTCACGGTGGCGACGAACATGGCCGGCCGCGGTACCGACATCATGCTCGGCGGGAACCCGGAGTTCATCGCCCAGGCCGAGCTGCGTCAGCGCGGGCTCTCGCCGATCGAGACCCCCGAGGACTACGAGGCGGCCTGGCAGGAGGCGCTGGAGAAGGCCCGCCAGTCGGTGAAGACCGAACACGAGGACGTGGTCGAGGCCGGCGGTCTCTACGTGCTCGGCACCGAGCGGCACGAGTCCCGGCGCATCGACAACCAGCTACGTGGTCGTGCCGGCCGGCAGGGCGACCACGGCGAGTCGCGGTTCTACCTCTCCCTGGGCGACGATCTCATGCGGCTGTTCAACGCGGCCGCCGTCGAGGGGATCATGGATCGCCTCAACATCCCCGAGGACGTCCCGATCGAGTCGAAGATCGTGACGCGGGCGATCCGGTCGGCTCAGACCCAGGTCGAGGGCCAGAACTTCGAGATCCGCAAGAACGTCCTCAAGTACGACGAGGTCATGAACAAGCAGCGCACCGTCATCTACGAGGAGCGCCGCAAGGTCCTCGACGGTGCCGACCTGCACGAGCAGGTGCGGCACTTCGTCGACGACACCGTCGAGGGGTACGTGCGCGGTGCCACCGCCGACGGCTACCCGGAGGAGTGGGACCTCGACACCCTGTGGACCGCGCTCGGCCAGCTCTACCCGGTCGGCGTGGAGGCACCGGACACCGACGACCGCGACGGGCTGACCACCGATCACCTGCTGGAGGATGTGCAGGCCGACGCGCAGGAGGCCTACGACCGCCGCGAGCTCGACCTCGGCGAAGGTGCAGACGGCGAGCCGATCATGCGTGAGCTGGAGCGGCGAGTCGTGCTCGCCGTGCTGGACCGCAAGTGGCGCGAGCACCTGTACGAGATGGACTACCTGCAGGAGGGCATCGGCCTGCGGGCGATGGGACAACGCGACCCGCTGGTGGAGTACCAGCGCGAGGGTTTCGACATGTTCCAGACGATGATGGAGGGCATCAAGGAGGAGTCCGTCCGCCTCCTGTTCAACGTCGAGGTCCAGATCGCCGGCCAGGAGACCGAGGCGGCGCCCGCGGAGAACGTCGCCGTCGCTCCGGCGCCCCCCGCGGGAGCCGCCGCCCTGCCCGCCGCGGTCGCGCCCCTGGCCCTGCCGGATGCTGCCGAGGACGACCGGGCGGCCGCGCGCCGGACTCCACCAGAGGTCCCGGCCGCGCCGGCGCCGCCTGCCGCGCCGCCGGTCTTCGTCAAGGGCCTGGAGCCGCGCCGTCCGACCGGCGGGCTCCGTTACACCGCGCCGTCGGTCGACGGCGGCGCCGGACCAGTCACCATCCTGGACTCGGGTGCCGAGTCGCCAGTCGCTGGCGGTGCGGCTCGAGCGGCCCGTGGGCCCGCCGGTGGGTCGGCGGCGGGGGCGAGCGCCCGCCCCGCTCGCAACGCGCCCTGCCCGTGCGGCTCGGGTCGCAAGTACAAGCGGTGCCACGGCGATCCCGCACGGCGCAACGCCGAGGCCGAGTAG
- a CDS encoding Rv3235 family protein, protein MTATCALPLPRRPHHSVPGMRLLPVAPNEPPYDDEIEPAAAGGRPAHARIRPARRAGGATDRSGRPAPAPGGSGHRRGSGGGGGGRSAPPPAGRAPDHPDTDHPGIDRPDTAVPDAAVDGSIGPHGAEERAGGGSAGVDRSPRQLTVPEQVFTEAGPAQGPPSSDLPATGRRAARSPAAGRPAAPAREAAVIVVRAIVEALGGVRPVAHLAGWTTPRLQHDLERIAAQLGDRRRRGQVRSVRVSEPRPGVAEVSAVISRGARAAALALRMEAAGGRWRVTTLQVG, encoded by the coding sequence GTGACCGCCACCTGTGCCCTGCCCCTGCCCCGGCGACCACACCACTCGGTCCCCGGCATGCGGCTGCTCCCCGTCGCCCCGAACGAACCCCCCTACGACGACGAGATCGAGCCCGCCGCCGCAGGCGGCCGACCGGCTCACGCTCGGATCCGACCCGCCCGGCGAGCCGGCGGTGCCACCGACCGGTCAGGCCGGCCGGCGCCGGCTCCCGGCGGGAGCGGTCACCGCCGCGGCTCCGGCGGCGGCGGAGGCGGACGTTCAGCCCCTCCCCCCGCAGGCCGGGCCCCCGACCATCCGGACACCGACCATCCGGGCATCGACCGGCCGGACACGGCTGTCCCCGACGCGGCCGTTGATGGCTCGATCGGCCCTCACGGCGCCGAGGAGCGGGCCGGTGGCGGCTCCGCGGGCGTGGACCGCTCGCCCCGGCAGCTCACCGTGCCGGAGCAGGTCTTCACCGAGGCCGGCCCGGCGCAGGGACCGCCCTCGAGCGATCTGCCCGCGACGGGACGCCGGGCGGCTCGCAGCCCGGCGGCCGGCCGGCCGGCCGCGCCCGCGCGGGAGGCCGCGGTGATCGTCGTCCGGGCCATCGTCGAGGCGCTCGGCGGCGTGCGTCCCGTGGCCCACCTCGCCGGATGGACGACGCCCAGACTTCAGCACGATCTCGAGCGCATCGCCGCACAGCTCGGCGACCGCCGCCGCCGCGGCCAGGTGCGCAGTGTGCGGGTGAGCGAACCGCGACCCGGCGTGGCCGAGGTGTCGGCGGTGATCAGCCGCGGCGCGCGGGCGGCGGCGCTGGCACTGCGGATGGAGGCCGCCGGCGGCCGGTGGCGGGTCACGACTCTGCAGGTCGGCTGA
- a CDS encoding SAF domain-containing protein produces the protein MTELAAAPVRSEAPPPGSPPARRLTRRRWRDSRLLVGVLLVLVSVVVGARLFASADATRQWVVAKGSLPAGHVIVAGDLTTVSARLDARTSGRYYPGGRLRDLTGATLARPVDAGELVSGADFAGRNTQSTRLVPVIVKAGRLPALEPGDHVDVYVFSAGSAAATGSGDQTGDQTGDRTNQPAPAVGAGAESLVLHDVEFVGLEKLASGDRSLTLRVPIDNAIQAVAASQSERVDVVKLERDSRGGVGSTGPTSVAGYGR, from the coding sequence GTGACCGAGCTCGCCGCGGCGCCGGTCCGTTCCGAGGCGCCCCCGCCGGGCTCGCCTCCCGCCCGCCGGCTGACCCGGCGGCGCTGGCGGGACTCCCGGCTGCTCGTCGGGGTGCTGCTCGTACTCGTCTCGGTCGTCGTGGGAGCGCGGCTGTTCGCGTCGGCGGACGCGACCCGGCAGTGGGTGGTGGCGAAGGGCAGCCTGCCCGCCGGGCACGTCATCGTGGCGGGGGACCTGACCACGGTGTCCGCTCGGCTCGATGCCCGGACGTCCGGGCGCTACTACCCGGGCGGCCGGCTGCGGGACCTGACCGGTGCCACCCTCGCCCGGCCCGTCGACGCCGGGGAGCTGGTCAGCGGGGCCGACTTCGCCGGGCGGAACACGCAGTCCACCAGGCTGGTCCCTGTCATCGTCAAGGCGGGCCGGCTGCCCGCCCTCGAGCCCGGCGACCACGTCGACGTGTACGTGTTCTCCGCCGGGTCCGCGGCGGCCACCGGCTCCGGCGACCAGACCGGCGACCAGACCGGCGATCGCACGAACCAGCCGGCGCCGGCCGTGGGGGCCGGCGCCGAGTCGCTGGTCCTGCACGACGTCGAGTTCGTCGGGCTGGAGAAGCTGGCCAGCGGTGACCGGTCGCTGACGTTGCGCGTGCCGATTGACAATGCGATCCAGGCCGTCGCGGCGTCCCAGAGCGAGCGGGTCGACGTCGTGAAGCTCGAACGGGACTCCCGCGGCGGCGTCGGCTCGACCGGACCGACCTCCGTGGCGGGGTACGGCCGGTGA
- a CDS encoding transcriptional regulator — protein MSREYAKAVGARLRAIRIQQGLSLQGVEQKSRGRWKTAAVGSYERGDRMISVHQLSELAGFYGVPVSALLPSEDQLPPRERRPRTVLNLEKLSEAPPDTSALVRRWVAQIQRQRDDYAGHVLSIRDGDVRALALLHDTTPQEFAERLRNWGVLETTFPEESEEPPE, from the coding sequence GTGAGCCGGGAGTACGCGAAGGCGGTGGGCGCCCGCCTGCGGGCGATACGGATACAGCAGGGGCTGTCGCTCCAGGGGGTCGAGCAGAAGTCGCGGGGCCGCTGGAAGACCGCCGCCGTCGGCTCCTATGAGCGCGGGGACCGCATGATCAGCGTTCACCAGCTCTCCGAGCTCGCCGGGTTCTACGGCGTGCCGGTGTCGGCGCTGCTGCCCAGCGAGGACCAGCTTCCCCCGCGTGAGCGTCGTCCGCGCACGGTCCTGAACCTGGAGAAGCTCAGCGAGGCGCCGCCCGACACCTCCGCGCTCGTCCGGCGGTGGGTGGCGCAGATCCAGCGCCAGCGCGACGACTACGCCGGGCACGTGCTGTCCATCCGCGACGGCGATGTGCGTGCACTCGCCCTGCTGCACGACACCACGCCGCAGGAGTTCGCCGAGCGCCTGCGCAACTGGGGCGTCCTGGAGACGACCTTTCCCGAGGAGAGCGAGGAACCGCCGGAGTAG